A single genomic interval of Pseudomonas sp. FeN3W harbors:
- a CDS encoding ABC transporter ATP-binding protein encodes MLFRRFENLIDVFKPSPDVAPPAGMLRFYAHYLKQVWPLMTAVLVVGFFAAVIEVALFSFLGQLIDMAQATGDARTFFAEHRNELLWMAAVALVIRPLVFGLHNLLTHQAINPGLTNLVRWQNHRYVLKQSLNFFQNDFAGRIAQRVMQTGPSLRDSAMQVIDALWHVVVYAGSALYLFAAADLRLIVPLLLWIVGYSAALWYFVPRIRARSAAASAARSKVMGRVVDGYSNVATLKLFAHSREEESYAREAMQELLGKFRLQSRVITSLDFLITFMNGLLIVGTGALALWLWSEALITTGAIALALGLVIRINNMAEWIMWVVNGIFENVGTVQDGMKTIVQPRQVLDPEDAGPLQVEQGGVRFDDVHFHYGKQGGVISGLTIDIRPGEKIGLVGPSGAGKSTLVNLLLRLYDLESGRILIDGQNVAEVSQESLRANIGVVTQDTSLLHRSIRDNLRYGKPDATEEELWAAARKARADAFIKTLDDSQGGKGFEAMVGERGVKLSGGQRQRIAIARVLLKDAPILVLDEATSALDSEVEAAIQESLDTLMEGKTVIAIAHRLSTIARMDRLVVIDEGQVIETGTHAELIARGGLYARLWQHQTGGFVGVE; translated from the coding sequence ATGCTGTTCCGCCGTTTCGAAAACCTGATCGATGTCTTCAAGCCCAGCCCGGACGTCGCGCCGCCCGCCGGGATGCTGCGCTTCTACGCCCATTACCTGAAGCAGGTCTGGCCGCTGATGACGGCTGTGCTGGTGGTCGGCTTTTTCGCGGCGGTGATCGAGGTGGCGTTGTTCAGCTTTCTCGGTCAGTTGATCGATATGGCCCAGGCGACCGGCGATGCGCGGACCTTCTTCGCCGAGCACCGCAACGAATTGCTGTGGATGGCGGCGGTGGCGCTGGTCATTCGGCCGCTGGTGTTCGGCCTGCACAATCTGCTCACCCATCAGGCGATCAACCCGGGGCTGACCAACCTGGTCCGCTGGCAGAACCACCGCTACGTGCTCAAGCAGAGCCTGAACTTCTTCCAGAACGATTTCGCCGGGCGCATCGCCCAGCGCGTCATGCAGACCGGGCCGTCGCTGCGCGATTCGGCCATGCAGGTGATCGATGCGCTCTGGCATGTGGTGGTCTATGCGGGCAGTGCGCTGTATCTGTTCGCCGCCGCCGACCTGCGTCTGATCGTGCCGTTGCTGCTGTGGATCGTCGGCTACAGCGCCGCGCTCTGGTACTTCGTGCCGCGTATCCGGGCGCGCTCGGCGGCCGCTTCCGCCGCGCGCTCGAAGGTCATGGGGCGGGTGGTGGACGGCTACAGCAACGTCGCCACGCTCAAGCTGTTCGCCCACTCGCGGGAGGAGGAAAGCTACGCACGCGAGGCCATGCAGGAGCTGCTCGGCAAGTTCCGCCTGCAGTCGCGCGTCATCACCAGCCTGGATTTCCTCATCACCTTCATGAACGGCCTGCTGATCGTCGGCACCGGCGCGCTGGCGCTGTGGCTGTGGAGCGAGGCGCTGATCACGACAGGCGCCATCGCCCTGGCGCTGGGCCTGGTGATTCGCATCAACAACATGGCCGAGTGGATCATGTGGGTGGTCAACGGCATCTTCGAGAACGTCGGCACCGTGCAGGACGGCATGAAGACCATCGTCCAGCCGCGCCAGGTGCTCGACCCCGAGGACGCCGGGCCGCTGCAGGTGGAGCAGGGCGGCGTGCGCTTCGACGACGTGCATTTCCACTACGGCAAGCAGGGCGGGGTGATCAGCGGGCTGACCATCGACATTCGCCCAGGCGAGAAGATCGGCCTGGTCGGGCCGTCCGGCGCCGGCAAGTCGACGCTGGTCAACCTGCTGCTGCGTCTCTATGACCTGGAAAGCGGGCGCATCCTCATCGATGGGCAGAACGTCGCCGAGGTCAGCCAGGAAAGCCTGCGCGCCAATATCGGCGTGGTCACCCAGGACACCTCGCTGCTGCACCGTTCGATCCGCGACAACCTGCGCTACGGCAAGCCCGACGCCACGGAAGAAGAACTCTGGGCCGCGGCGCGCAAGGCCCGCGCCGACGCGTTCATCAAGACCCTGGACGACAGCCAGGGCGGCAAGGGCTTCGAGGCGATGGTCGGCGAGCGCGGCGTGAAGCTCTCCGGCGGGCAACGGCAGCGCATCGCCATCGCCCGGGTGCTGCTCAAGGACGCGCCGATCCTGGTGCTCGACGAAGCCACCTCGGCGCTGGATTCGGAGGTCGAGGCGGCGATTCAGGAGAGCCTGGATACCCTGATGGAAGGTAAGACGGTGATTGCCATCGCGCATCGGCTGTCGACCATCGCGCGCATGGATCGACTGGTGGTGATCGACGAGGGCCAGGTGATCGAAACCGGCACCCACGCCGAGCTGATCGCCCGCGGCGGCCTCTATGCGCGGCTGTGGCAGCACCAGACCGGTGGTTTTGTCGGGGTGGAATGA
- a CDS encoding GNAT family N-acetyltransferase → MSDRQATVRHDAAQQRYELLVDGQPLGFAEYSEQGERVVFTHTEVDPSLSGQGMGSVLAKAALEDARQRDKRVVPQCEFIAKYIERHAQWQDLVDPA, encoded by the coding sequence ATGAGCGATCGACAAGCCACCGTCCGCCACGATGCCGCGCAGCAGCGTTATGAGTTGCTGGTCGACGGCCAGCCACTGGGCTTTGCCGAGTACAGCGAGCAAGGCGAGCGGGTGGTCTTCACCCATACCGAGGTCGACCCCAGCCTGTCCGGGCAGGGGATGGGCAGCGTGCTGGCCAAGGCCGCGCTGGAGGATGCACGGCAGCGCGACAAGCGCGTGGTGCCGCAGTGCGAGTTCATCGCCAAGTACATCGAGCGCCACGCGCAGTGGCAGGATCTGGTCGATCCGGCCTGA
- a CDS encoding DUF4126 family protein: protein MSTSSNLLWAALAIGAVTGMRSILAPTLVSRALSERDDLAGAGEAVQLLTSDTAQTFLPTLAASEMIGDKMPFAPDRTIVPSMMFRALSGGVSAAALAGVRREPVLVPALLGATAALVAAKIGLSLRKPYQPRPLVNAALGAVEECLALAIGRAGLRRALGESRRRR, encoded by the coding sequence ATGTCGACTTCGAGCAATCTGTTATGGGCCGCCCTGGCGATCGGAGCGGTGACGGGCATGCGCAGCATACTGGCGCCGACGCTGGTCAGTCGGGCGTTGAGCGAGCGCGATGATCTAGCCGGGGCGGGTGAGGCGGTGCAGTTGCTGACGTCGGATACGGCGCAGACCTTTCTGCCAACGCTCGCGGCCAGCGAGATGATTGGCGACAAGATGCCCTTCGCGCCGGATCGCACCATCGTGCCGTCGATGATGTTCCGCGCGTTGTCCGGCGGCGTGAGTGCGGCGGCGCTGGCAGGCGTGCGCCGCGAGCCGGTGCTGGTGCCGGCGTTGCTCGGCGCGACGGCGGCATTGGTCGCAGCCAAGATCGGGTTGAGCCTGCGCAAACCCTATCAGCCCAGGCCGCTGGTCAATGCGGCGCTGGGTGCGGTGGAGGAATGTCTGGCGTTGGCGATTGGCCGAGCCGGGCTGCGGCGGGCGTTGGGCGAGAGTCGGCGCCGGCGCTAG
- the yghU gene encoding glutathione-dependent disulfide-bond oxidoreductase, producing MPDTPYVPPKVWTHDAPSGGKFASINAPTAGAREEKVLPVGKHPLQLYSLATPNGVKASIMLEELLAAGHTGAEYDAWLINIGEGDQFGSGFVEINPNSKIPALADHSVDGKPLRVFESGSILVYLAEKFGAFLPTETRARTETLNWLFWQMGSAPFLGGGFGHFYAYAPEKYEYPINRYAMEVKRQLDVLDRQLAENRYVAGDDYSIADMAIWPWYGVLALGELYGAGEFLSVQDYKHLQRWAAEVAERPAVIRGRKVNRTWGEEAEQAPERHSAADLD from the coding sequence ATGCCTGATACCCCTTACGTCCCGCCGAAGGTCTGGACCCACGACGCGCCCTCGGGCGGCAAGTTCGCCAGTATCAATGCCCCCACCGCCGGTGCGCGGGAGGAGAAGGTGCTGCCGGTGGGCAAACATCCGTTGCAGCTCTACTCGCTGGCGACACCCAATGGCGTGAAGGCCTCGATCATGCTTGAAGAGCTGCTCGCCGCCGGCCACACGGGTGCCGAGTACGACGCCTGGCTGATCAACATCGGTGAGGGCGACCAGTTCGGCAGCGGCTTCGTCGAGATCAATCCGAACTCGAAAATTCCCGCGCTGGCCGATCACAGCGTCGATGGCAAGCCGCTGCGGGTGTTCGAATCCGGCTCGATCCTGGTCTACCTGGCGGAGAAGTTCGGCGCCTTCCTGCCCACGGAAACCCGTGCGCGTACCGAAACGCTGAACTGGCTGTTCTGGCAGATGGGTTCGGCGCCCTTCCTCGGCGGTGGCTTCGGGCATTTCTATGCCTACGCGCCGGAGAAGTACGAGTACCCGATCAACCGCTACGCCATGGAGGTCAAGCGCCAGCTCGACGTGCTCGACCGCCAGCTGGCGGAAAATCGCTACGTGGCCGGCGACGACTACAGCATCGCCGACATGGCGATCTGGCCCTGGTATGGCGTGCTGGCGCTGGGCGAGCTATACGGCGCCGGCGAATTCCTCTCCGTGCAGGACTACAAGCACCTGCAGCGCTGGGCAGCGGAAGTCGCCGAACGCCCGGCCGTGATCCGCGGGCGCAAGGTCAACCGCACCTGGGGCGAGGAAGCCGAGCAGGCGCCGGAGCGCCACAGCGCAGCCGACCTCGACTGA
- a CDS encoding helix-turn-helix transcriptional regulator, with protein MSIEERDLLIRSICQQVADGTLGMPDAIRRLRVEVTGLNQARFAKMCKISMRALNHLEYGDGNPTLKTLESVFRVFGMRISLAMVTGPVETQ; from the coding sequence ATGAGCATCGAAGAGCGCGACCTGCTGATTCGCTCGATCTGCCAGCAGGTCGCCGACGGCACACTGGGCATGCCGGACGCGATCCGGCGGCTGCGCGTCGAGGTTACAGGGTTGAATCAGGCCCGCTTCGCCAAGATGTGCAAGATCTCCATGCGCGCCCTCAACCACCTGGAATACGGCGACGGCAACCCCACCCTCAAGACGCTGGAGTCGGTGTTCAGGGTGTTTGGCATGCGGATATCGCTGGCGATGGTTACCGGGCCGGTCGAGACACAGTGA
- a CDS encoding HipA domain-containing protein — protein MPYSLTIQAFIDQQWRDALVMQFANPEQVEGHRCASGYVQSYLLDHLDLIDTPFAESVSVCNRLGWHSQYTSGFPAFVYDIIPSGAARKSLERRFGHERPVDMDLNLFLLERCAPAPIGHLRVKESISHIDANSRVAFSRADVVERTSAFLEYAYEQGAAIGGATGAGGEAPKLLMTEDAHGDLHADATLPDEQAHRHWLVKFARNQAGERDRDILRTEYHYYQAIRQLGLDTIPADGLVLEEADRPSLWMPRFDRRASGGKVERVALESVYSLCDNTRPGSHMQHEDVIARLVQLWTEAGQQADIPELVFEYVRRDLLNRILGNSDNHGRNTSIARSGGRLALAPIYDLAPMVLDPEGISRVTKWRDERLGEPQWRDVCAQLNAFADPETIYERLRQAARDFLALPNLLSGIPTGIKQATGRLPVLQLELNLKRWGLL, from the coding sequence ATGCCCTATTCCCTGACGATCCAGGCCTTCATCGACCAGCAATGGCGCGATGCACTGGTCATGCAGTTCGCGAACCCCGAGCAGGTCGAAGGTCATCGCTGCGCGAGCGGCTATGTGCAGAGTTACCTTCTCGATCACCTCGATCTGATCGATACGCCGTTTGCCGAGTCGGTGAGCGTCTGCAACCGCCTCGGCTGGCATAGCCAGTACACGAGCGGTTTTCCCGCTTTCGTCTACGACATCATTCCCTCTGGCGCGGCGCGAAAGTCGCTGGAGCGCCGCTTCGGCCACGAGCGACCGGTCGATATGGACCTCAACCTGTTCCTGCTCGAGCGCTGTGCGCCCGCGCCTATCGGCCATCTGCGCGTAAAGGAATCCATCAGTCATATCGATGCGAACAGCCGCGTCGCCTTCAGCCGCGCCGATGTGGTGGAGCGCACCAGCGCCTTTCTCGAATATGCCTATGAACAGGGTGCAGCCATCGGTGGCGCAACCGGCGCCGGCGGTGAGGCGCCCAAGCTGCTGATGACCGAAGACGCCCACGGCGACCTGCATGCCGATGCCACCCTGCCTGATGAGCAGGCCCATCGCCATTGGCTGGTGAAGTTTGCGCGCAACCAGGCCGGCGAGCGGGATCGCGACATCCTGCGCACCGAGTATCACTACTACCAGGCCATTCGCCAGCTGGGCCTCGACACCATTCCGGCGGACGGGCTGGTGCTGGAGGAAGCCGATAGGCCGAGCCTGTGGATGCCACGCTTCGATCGGCGGGCCAGTGGCGGCAAGGTCGAGCGCGTCGCACTGGAGTCCGTCTATTCGCTATGCGACAACACGCGGCCCGGCTCGCACATGCAGCATGAAGACGTTATCGCCAGGCTCGTGCAGCTGTGGACGGAGGCTGGCCAGCAGGCAGATATCCCAGAACTGGTATTCGAGTATGTCCGTCGTGACCTGCTCAATCGCATCCTCGGCAACTCCGACAATCACGGCAGAAACACTTCGATCGCCCGCAGCGGTGGCCGTCTGGCACTCGCGCCCATCTACGATCTGGCGCCCATGGTGCTCGACCCGGAAGGTATCAGCCGCGTCACCAAATGGCGCGATGAGCGGCTGGGTGAACCGCAGTGGCGAGACGTATGCGCCCAGCTGAATGCCTTCGCAGATCCCGAAACCATCTACGAACGGCTGCGGCAAGCCGCGAGGGATTTTCTCGCCTTGCCCAATCTGCTGAGCGGTATTCCAACCGGCATCAAGCAGGCCACTGGACGCTTGCCGGTGCTCCAGTTGGAGCTCAACCTGAAACGCTGGGGGCTGCTGTGA
- the trpA gene encoding tryptophan synthase subunit alpha, giving the protein MSSVNSRLQARFAQLKQENRAALVTFVTAGDPDYATSLAILKGLPEAGADVIELGMPFTDPMADGPAIQLANIRALAAKQNLPKTLQMVREFRETNSSTPLVLMGYYNPIFAYGVVRFVSDAKEAGVDGLIVVDLPPEHNDELCDPAQNAGIDFIRLTTPTTDDQRLPVVLNGSSGFVYYVSVAGVTGAGSATLEHVEEAVARLKRHTDLPVCVGFGIRTPEQAAAIARLTEGVVVGSALIDQIAGAKSAEAAVEGVLGLCREISAGVRGARG; this is encoded by the coding sequence ATGAGCTCGGTGAACTCCCGCTTGCAGGCCCGCTTCGCACAGCTGAAGCAGGAAAACCGCGCCGCGCTGGTGACTTTCGTGACCGCCGGTGACCCGGACTACGCCACCTCGCTCGCCATCCTCAAGGGCCTGCCGGAGGCTGGCGCCGACGTCATCGAGCTGGGCATGCCGTTCACCGACCCGATGGCCGACGGCCCGGCGATCCAGCTGGCCAACATCCGTGCCTTGGCAGCGAAGCAGAATCTACCGAAGACGCTGCAGATGGTCCGCGAATTCCGCGAGACCAACAGCAGCACCCCGCTGGTGCTGATGGGCTACTACAACCCGATCTTCGCCTATGGCGTCGTGCGCTTCGTCAGCGATGCGAAGGAAGCGGGTGTCGACGGCCTGATCGTCGTCGACCTGCCGCCGGAGCATAACGACGAGCTCTGCGACCCGGCCCAGAACGCCGGCATCGACTTCATCCGCCTGACCACCCCGACCACCGACGACCAGCGCCTGCCGGTGGTGCTCAATGGCAGTTCGGGCTTCGTCTACTACGTCTCGGTGGCCGGCGTGACCGGTGCAGGTTCCGCCACCCTGGAACACGTCGAGGAAGCGGTGGCGCGCCTCAAGCGCCATACCGACCTGCCGGTGTGCGTAGGCTTCGGCATCCGCACGCCGGAACAGGCCGCCGCCATCGCCCGGCTGACCGAGGGCGTGGTGGTGGGCTCGGCGCTGATCGACCAGATCGCCGGGGCCAAGAGCGCGGAGGCTGCGGTGGAAGGTGTGCTCGGCCTGTGCCGCGAGATCAGCGCCGGAGTACGTGGCGCCCGCGGCTGA
- the trpB gene encoding tryptophan synthase subunit beta encodes MTSYRTGPDTRGLFGRFGGQFVAETLMPLINQLAAEYEKAKSDPAFLEELAYFQRDYIGRASPLYFAERLSEHFGGAKIYLKREDLNHTGAHKINNCIGQILLAKRMGKQRIIAETGAGMHGVATATVAARFGMQCVVYMGTTDIERQQANVFRMRLLGAEVIPVTAGTGTLKDAMNEALRDWVTNVHNTFYLIGTAAGPHPYPAMVRDFQSVIGNEVREQIMQKEGRLPDSLIACIGGGSNAIGLFHPFLDDEGVQIVGVEAAGHGIDTGKHAASMAGGAPGVLHGNRTFLLQDADGQITDAHSISAGLDYPGVGPEHAWLHEIKRVEYVPCTDDEALAAFHQCCRLEGIIPALESAHALAEAFKRAATLPKEHLMVVNLSGRGDKDMQTVMHHYDEQEEHI; translated from the coding sequence ATGACCTCATACCGCACCGGCCCCGACACCCGCGGCCTGTTCGGCCGCTTCGGCGGCCAGTTCGTCGCCGAAACCCTGATGCCGCTGATCAACCAGCTGGCCGCCGAATACGAGAAGGCCAAGAGCGACCCGGCCTTCCTCGAGGAGCTGGCCTACTTCCAGCGTGACTACATCGGCCGCGCCAGCCCGCTGTACTTCGCCGAGCGCCTCTCCGAGCACTTCGGTGGCGCGAAGATCTACCTCAAGCGCGAAGACCTGAACCACACCGGCGCGCACAAGATCAACAACTGCATCGGCCAGATCCTCCTGGCCAAGCGTATGGGCAAGCAGCGCATCATCGCCGAGACCGGCGCCGGCATGCACGGCGTGGCCACCGCCACCGTGGCCGCGCGCTTCGGCATGCAGTGCGTGGTGTACATGGGCACCACCGACATCGAGCGCCAGCAGGCCAACGTCTTCCGCATGAGGCTCTTGGGCGCCGAGGTGATCCCGGTCACCGCCGGCACCGGCACGCTGAAGGACGCCATGAACGAAGCCCTGCGCGACTGGGTGACCAACGTTCACAACACCTTCTACCTGATCGGCACGGCCGCCGGCCCGCACCCCTACCCGGCCATGGTGCGCGACTTCCAGTCGGTGATCGGCAACGAGGTTCGCGAGCAGATCATGCAGAAGGAAGGCCGCCTGCCCGACTCGCTGATCGCCTGCATCGGCGGTGGTTCCAACGCCATCGGCCTGTTCCACCCGTTCCTCGATGACGAAGGCGTACAGATCGTCGGCGTCGAAGCGGCCGGCCACGGCATCGACACCGGCAAGCACGCCGCGAGCATGGCCGGCGGCGCGCCGGGCGTGCTGCACGGTAACCGCACCTTCCTGCTGCAGGACGCCGACGGCCAGATCACCGACGCGCATTCGATTTCCGCCGGCCTCGACTACCCCGGCGTCGGCCCCGAACACGCCTGGTTGCACGAGATCAAGCGCGTCGAATACGTGCCCTGCACCGATGACGAAGCCCTGGCCGCGTTCCACCAGTGCTGCCGCCTGGAAGGCATCATCCCGGCGCTGGAATCGGCCCACGCCCTGGCCGAAGCCTTCAAGCGCGCGGCAACGCTGCCCAAGGAACACCTGATGGTGGTCAACCTCTCCGGCCGCGGCGACAAGGACATGCAAACCGTCATGCACCACTACGACGAACAGGAAGAACATATATGA
- a CDS encoding LysR family transcriptional regulator, whose amino-acid sequence MARDLPPLNALRAFESAARLGSVSEAARELHVTHGAVSRQVKQLEEQLGIGLFVKEGRGVKLTDAGVRLRDAASEAFERLRSTCAELQRQTAEAPFVLGCPGSLLARWFIPRLDRLNRDLPELRLQLSASEGELDPRKPGLDATLWYAEPPWPADMQVFELAAERIGPVLSPYHPRCAELRSAPPAALLEEALLHTASRPQAWPSWARRQQLDPTQLRLGQSFEHLYFLLEAALAGLGVAIAPQQLVADDLKSGRLLAPWGFVETSARLALWVPARRLDRRAERLAEWLRDELRSAEKPG is encoded by the coding sequence ATGGCTCGGGATCTTCCTCCGCTCAACGCCTTGCGCGCTTTCGAGTCGGCCGCTCGTCTGGGTAGCGTAAGCGAAGCGGCGCGCGAGCTGCATGTCACCCACGGAGCCGTCAGCCGGCAGGTCAAGCAGCTCGAAGAGCAGCTGGGCATTGGCCTGTTCGTCAAAGAAGGTCGTGGCGTAAAACTCACGGATGCCGGGGTGCGCCTGCGCGATGCCGCCAGCGAGGCCTTCGAGCGCTTGCGCAGCACCTGTGCCGAGTTGCAGCGGCAGACCGCCGAAGCGCCATTCGTCCTCGGTTGCCCCGGCAGCCTGCTGGCGCGCTGGTTCATTCCGCGGCTGGACCGGCTCAATCGCGACCTGCCCGAGCTGCGCCTGCAGCTGTCCGCCAGCGAAGGCGAGCTGGACCCGCGCAAGCCGGGCCTGGATGCCACGCTGTGGTACGCCGAGCCGCCGTGGCCGGCGGATATGCAGGTGTTCGAGCTGGCCGCCGAGCGCATTGGCCCGGTGCTCAGCCCCTACCATCCGCGCTGTGCCGAGCTGCGCAGCGCGCCGCCCGCGGCATTGCTGGAAGAGGCGCTGCTGCATACCGCCTCGCGCCCGCAGGCCTGGCCGAGCTGGGCTCGCCGGCAGCAGCTGGACCCCACGCAGCTGCGCCTCGGGCAGAGCTTCGAGCACCTGTACTTCCTTCTCGAGGCGGCACTGGCTGGTCTCGGAGTGGCCATCGCACCGCAGCAACTGGTCGCCGACGACCTGAAATCAGGGCGTTTGCTGGCGCCCTGGGGTTTCGTCGAAACGAGCGCCCGGCTGGCGCTCTGGGTGCCGGCGCGGCGGCTGGACCGGCGGGCCGAGCGCCTGGCTGAGTGGCTGCGAGACGAGCTGCGCAGTGCAGAGAAGCCCGGGTAA
- a CDS encoding DUF3060 domain-containing protein, which produces MNACASAAMLAVGLLLTTAAHAQPIELEGIELSRDVPCLGKDVNISGNANRISLTGECGVVQVYGTDHEVSLEKASALEVSGSGISVSAKSVDRLTVDTNKNRVRTIVLGRGQTAIVEVSGAEHGLELVFDGPAQVTLDGIDNRLQWRGDEPALSSSGVGHQIDRH; this is translated from the coding sequence ATGAATGCTTGCGCTTCTGCTGCGATGCTCGCGGTCGGCCTGCTGTTGACGACGGCGGCCCATGCTCAACCGATCGAACTGGAGGGCATCGAGCTGTCGCGGGATGTGCCCTGCCTCGGCAAGGACGTGAACATCTCCGGCAACGCCAACAGGATCAGCCTCACCGGGGAGTGCGGCGTGGTGCAGGTTTACGGGACAGATCATGAGGTCAGCCTGGAGAAGGCGTCCGCGCTGGAGGTGTCCGGCAGCGGCATTAGCGTATCGGCGAAGTCCGTCGACCGCCTGACCGTGGACACCAACAAGAACCGTGTCCGCACCATCGTCCTCGGCCGTGGCCAGACCGCTATCGTCGAGGTGTCGGGCGCCGAGCATGGGCTGGAGCTGGTGTTCGACGGCCCGGCACAGGTCACCCTGGATGGCATCGACAACCGCTTGCAGTGGCGTGGGGATGAGCCGGCGCTTTCCTCGTCCGGTGTCGGTCATCAGATCGACCGGCACTAG
- the galE gene encoding UDP-glucose 4-epimerase GalE produces the protein MILVTGGAGYIGSHAVLELLQAGHEVLVLDNLCNSSQTALDRVEQLAGRPLQLVRGDVRNRSLLKALFAAYPISAVMHFAGLKAVGESVREPLRYYETNVGGSIALCQAMAEAGVFRLVFSSSATVYGESPVMPIIEDRPIGVPTNPYGQSKLMAENVLKGLADSDPRWSIGLLRYFNPIGAHESGLIGEDPNGVPNNLLPYMLQVAVGRRKQLNVYGNDYPTPDGTGVRDYIHVVDLAKGHLKALERLQLIHGVSTWNLGTGKGHSVREMITAFEEVTGRPLPHVIKPRRSGDIAQCWSDPSKAELELDWRAEKDLTTMLADAWRWQSRNPRGYAEEKAAAAEATAQTALAS, from the coding sequence ATGATTCTGGTAACAGGAGGAGCCGGCTACATCGGCTCACACGCGGTGCTCGAACTGCTGCAGGCCGGGCACGAAGTGCTGGTGCTGGACAATCTGTGCAACAGCTCGCAGACGGCTCTGGACCGCGTCGAACAGCTCGCCGGCAGGCCGCTGCAACTGGTCAGGGGCGACGTGCGCAATCGCTCGCTGCTCAAGGCACTGTTCGCCGCCTACCCGATCAGCGCGGTCATGCATTTCGCTGGCCTGAAGGCGGTTGGCGAAAGCGTGCGTGAGCCGCTGCGCTACTACGAAACCAACGTCGGCGGCAGCATCGCGCTGTGCCAGGCGATGGCCGAAGCCGGTGTGTTCAGGCTGGTGTTCAGCTCATCGGCGACGGTCTACGGCGAATCGCCGGTGATGCCGATCATCGAGGACCGGCCCATTGGCGTGCCGACCAACCCCTACGGCCAGTCCAAGCTGATGGCCGAGAACGTGCTCAAGGGCCTGGCCGACTCCGACCCGCGCTGGTCCATCGGCCTGCTGCGCTACTTCAACCCGATCGGCGCACACGAGTCGGGGCTGATCGGCGAAGACCCCAACGGCGTGCCGAACAACCTGCTGCCCTACATGCTGCAGGTGGCGGTGGGCCGACGAAAGCAGCTGAACGTATACGGCAACGATTACCCGACCCCGGACGGCACCGGCGTGCGCGACTACATTCACGTGGTCGACCTGGCCAAGGGACATCTGAAAGCGCTGGAGCGACTGCAGCTGATTCATGGTGTTTCCACGTGGAACCTCGGCACCGGCAAGGGCCATTCGGTACGCGAGATGATCACCGCCTTCGAGGAAGTCACCGGCCGCCCGCTGCCCCACGTGATCAAGCCACGTCGCAGCGGCGACATCGCCCAGTGCTGGTCGGACCCGAGCAAGGCCGAACTGGAGCTGGACTGGCGCGCCGAAAAGGATCTGACCACCATGCTTGCCGACGCCTGGCGCTGGCAGAGCCGCAACCCGCGCGGGTACGCCGAGGAAAAGGCCGCCGCCGCGGAAGCCACTGCGCAGACCGCCCTGGCCAGCTGA